From one Shewanella sp. GD04112 genomic stretch:
- the fabR gene encoding HTH-type transcriptional repressor FabR, which translates to MGIRAQQKEKTRRALVDAAFNQLSAERSFSSLSLREVAREANIAPTSFYRHFKDMNELGLTMVDEGGLTLRQMMRKGRQRAEAGGSVIRISVDTFMEVLDSNPNVFRILLHERSGTSAAFRAAVAREIEHFISELAHYTEATAGRTPMLARAQAEALVTLVFNAGASALDMKRADRKVLADQLVMQLRMVAKGAEALQHKVEHR; encoded by the coding sequence ATGGGTATTCGTGCACAGCAAAAAGAGAAAACTCGGCGGGCATTGGTCGATGCGGCGTTTAACCAGCTCAGTGCTGAACGAAGTTTCTCTAGCTTAAGCTTGCGTGAGGTGGCGAGGGAAGCCAACATTGCGCCCACATCCTTTTATCGTCATTTTAAGGATATGAATGAGCTTGGGTTGACCATGGTCGACGAGGGCGGGCTGACCCTAAGACAGATGATGCGAAAGGGACGGCAGCGTGCCGAAGCCGGGGGCAGTGTGATCCGCATTTCTGTGGATACCTTTATGGAAGTGCTTGATTCTAATCCAAACGTTTTCAGAATATTACTGCATGAGCGCTCAGGGACTTCGGCGGCCTTCCGCGCCGCGGTAGCCCGCGAGATTGAACATTTTATTTCTGAACTGGCCCATTACACTGAAGCGACGGCGGGCCGTACGCCTATGCTGGCCAGAGCACAGGCAGAAGCGCTCGTGACCTTAGTGTTTAACGCCGGAGCGTCGGCACTGGATATGAAGCGTGCCGATCGTAAAGTGCTTGCCGATCAACTGGTGATGCAATTACGTATGGTGGCGAAGGGCGCCGAAGCCTTACAACATAAGGTTGAGCATCGTTAA
- a CDS encoding RNA-binding protein produces MQKSFLIVLVIAILGAIALSQFATTLPAYIAFVAGVIITTLVFKFVPETNQAQGADEQYVGPTMTLYVGNLPYRVHEGEVKVLFGEFGPVNSVRLVRDRKTGRRKGFGFVEMSEAGAQKAMVKLNDFNFQERTLKVREAKTQDSEAADRTGTDE; encoded by the coding sequence ATGCAAAAGTCATTTCTTATTGTTTTGGTTATTGCCATTCTCGGCGCAATCGCGCTATCTCAATTTGCAACTACATTACCTGCGTACATCGCTTTTGTTGCTGGCGTTATCATTACTACTCTCGTTTTTAAATTTGTCCCTGAGACAAACCAAGCTCAAGGTGCAGATGAGCAATATGTTGGCCCGACCATGACACTCTATGTAGGCAACTTGCCTTATCGTGTCCATGAGGGTGAAGTAAAGGTTCTGTTTGGTGAGTTCGGCCCCGTCAACTCAGTACGTTTAGTGCGTGATCGTAAAACGGGACGTCGTAAAGGGTTCGGCTTTGTGGAAATGTCCGAGGCGGGTGCTCAAAAGGCGATGGTCAAGTTGAACGATTTTAACTTCCAAGAAAGAACCTTGAAGGTTAGAGAAGCGAAGACTCAAGATTCGGAAGCCGCCGACCGTACAGGTACCGATGAATAA
- the murI gene encoding glutamate racemase, translating into MSQPILVFDSGIGGLSVLAEIRKLLPHHDYCYLFDNARLPYGELEEQELISGCVALIDQVVERTHAAIVVVACNTASTVVLPALRATLSIPVVGVVPAIKPAAQLSKSKRIGLLATPGTVKRHYTYELISQFADDCHVELFGSSELVLMAEQKIATGQLDMARLTQVLSPIVEADLDVLVLGCTHFPMLRDELQQVLGKGVTLLDSGEAIAKRVKTLLAETKSEEQVQEDAHSNLLMQAFYTKAEISEGLATTLVDCGFSTLERITTINSNG; encoded by the coding sequence TTGTCGCAACCAATATTAGTATTCGATTCTGGCATCGGCGGTCTATCTGTATTGGCCGAAATTCGCAAACTGCTCCCACATCACGATTACTGCTATTTATTCGATAATGCCAGATTGCCCTATGGCGAATTAGAAGAGCAGGAACTTATCTCGGGTTGTGTTGCGCTCATCGACCAAGTCGTCGAGCGTACCCACGCCGCCATTGTTGTCGTAGCTTGCAATACCGCGAGTACTGTTGTGCTGCCCGCGCTGCGTGCCACTCTATCTATTCCTGTGGTGGGCGTTGTCCCCGCCATTAAACCCGCGGCGCAGTTATCTAAAAGTAAGCGTATCGGTTTGCTGGCCACTCCTGGTACGGTCAAGCGCCACTACACCTACGAACTCATCAGCCAATTTGCCGATGATTGCCACGTTGAGCTGTTCGGATCTTCTGAATTAGTGCTAATGGCCGAACAGAAGATTGCCACTGGCCAATTAGATATGGCGCGGTTAACACAAGTGCTATCGCCCATCGTCGAAGCGGACTTAGATGTACTGGTGCTTGGATGTACTCACTTCCCCATGCTGCGTGATGAACTGCAACAGGTATTAGGTAAAGGTGTCACCTTGCTCGATTCTGGAGAGGCCATCGCCAAGCGAGTCAAAACCTTGTTGGCTGAGACTAAGAGTGAGGAGCAAGTTCAGGAAGACGCGCATAGTAATTTACTTATGCAGGCGTTTTATACTAAAGCAGAAATCAGTGAGGGATTAGCGACTACGTTAGTCGATTGTGGCTTTTCAACCCTAGAGCGAATCACCACAATCAACTCAAACGGATAA
- the trmA gene encoding tRNA (uridine(54)-C5)-methyltransferase TrmA, which produces MNLAAMDPTTYDAQLTAKRIKLEQAFAQFETPSVEVFASEPAHYRMRAEFRVWHEGDDLYYYMFDKVLNDKVRCDQYLPASALINQMMAALIAELKPNHSLRHKLFQVDFLSTLSGEILVSLLYHRQLDDQWRTEAAALKARLSSQFKVNIIGRARKQKIDLDKDFVVESLQVNDKVFHYKQIENSFTQPNAKVAIKMLEWAIDVTQNSQGDLLELYCGNGNFSIALAQNFNRVLATELAKPSVDAAQYNIEVNNIDNLQIIRMSAEEFSDAMAKKRSFRRLEGIDLDSYVCNTIFVDPPRAGIDPATLELMQGYERILYISCNPDTLKDNLQQLNQTHKVTRFALFDQFPYTDHMETGVLLERR; this is translated from the coding sequence ATGAACTTAGCAGCAATGGATCCCACGACCTATGATGCGCAATTAACTGCAAAGCGTATCAAGCTAGAGCAGGCCTTTGCCCAATTTGAGACACCGAGTGTTGAAGTGTTTGCCTCAGAACCTGCCCACTATCGGATGCGCGCCGAGTTTCGTGTATGGCACGAGGGCGACGATTTATACTATTACATGTTCGATAAAGTATTGAACGACAAAGTTCGTTGCGATCAATACTTACCCGCGAGTGCCTTAATCAATCAGATGATGGCGGCGCTGATCGCCGAGTTAAAACCGAACCACAGCCTACGCCATAAACTCTTTCAGGTTGATTTTTTATCAACGCTCAGTGGTGAGATTTTAGTGTCACTGCTGTATCACAGACAGCTTGATGATCAATGGCGCACCGAAGCCGCTGCACTTAAAGCCAGATTGAGCAGCCAATTTAAGGTCAATATCATTGGCCGTGCGCGCAAACAGAAAATCGATTTAGATAAAGACTTTGTGGTTGAGTCACTGCAAGTGAATGACAAAGTTTTCCATTACAAACAAATCGAAAACAGCTTTACCCAGCCAAATGCCAAAGTGGCTATCAAGATGCTGGAGTGGGCTATCGACGTGACTCAAAATAGCCAAGGGGATTTACTGGAGCTTTACTGTGGTAATGGCAACTTCTCCATCGCGCTGGCACAAAACTTTAATCGCGTGCTCGCAACCGAGTTGGCTAAACCTTCAGTCGATGCTGCCCAGTACAATATCGAAGTCAACAATATCGATAATCTGCAGATTATCCGTATGTCGGCGGAAGAATTTAGCGATGCGATGGCTAAAAAACGCAGTTTTAGACGCTTAGAAGGCATAGATCTGGATAGCTATGTCTGCAACACCATTTTTGTCGACCCTCCACGAGCAGGTATCGACCCTGCCACGTTAGAGTTAATGCAAGGTTATGAGCGGATCCTGTATATCTCTTGTAATCCCGACACCCTGAAAGACAATTTGCAGCAATTAAATCAGACCCATAAAGTCACCCGTTTTGCTCTGTTTGATCAGTTCCCTTATACCGATCATATGGAAACAGGTGTACTGCTTGAGCGTCGTTAA